The following nucleotide sequence is from Lacinutrix sp. Hel_I_90.
GAGGGTATTTAGGCGAAGATATTGATGTGCTTTATGATTTTATTCATAGTGGCGATGAAAGTAAACGCGAGTACAGTAACAGAGTCGTTCGTGATAATGAAATGCGCTATGGTATGGATAGGCTTACTGGAGATTATAATGATTTCTGGGCTGGCCGTGATTATTTAAATCAGATGGAAAACATGACAGCGGCTTTACTGATGTCACACGGTTTTAATGATTGGAATGTGATGCCGGAACACAGTAACCGTATTTATCAGCAAGCCAAAAAACAAGGGCTCCCAACACAAATATATTATCACCAGGACGGTCATGGTGGACCGCCACCAATGCGCATGATGAACCGTTGGTTTACACGGTATTTACACGGGGTACAAAATGGAGTAGAAAACGATAAGCAAGCCTGGATTGTTAGAGAAAATGATGCCCGAGATAATCCTACGCCCTATGGTGCGTATCCTAATCCATTAGCACAACCAGTGACGCTGTATTTAAATAAAGGCGGCAATGAAGTGGGCGAGCTAACACGAAAAAACAAAAGCCGCCAGAGAACAGAAACCTTAACAGATAACTACGCCATTTCTGGTGAAGCACACGCTAAAGCAAAAAAATCTAAAAACAGATTATTGTATACCACGCCAATCCTAGAGAAAGACCTACACCTTTCTGGAGAAACTGAAATAACAATTAGTGTGTCTAGCAATAAGCCAGCAGTAAACTTATCGGTTTGGATGGTCTCATTGCCATGGGAAAGTGATTCTAAATTAATTACCGATAATATTATCACACGAGGTTGGGCAGATCCTCAAAATAATGAATCGCTAAGCGAAAGCTCGCCTTTAGTACCTGGGGAATTTTACAAACTAAGCTTTAAATTACAACCAGACGATCAGATTATTAGAGCCGGACAACAAATAGGCCTAGTGATTTTTGCGAGTGATAAAGAATTTACGCTACACCCTAAACCTGGTACAGAGTTAACTGTAGACTTAGACGAGACAAGCATAACCATACCCGTGGTTGGTGGTGAAGATGCTTTTAAAAAGAGCATCTAAATCATTGATTTAAGGATAACAAACGGAGTTTTCAAAGCTGGTTTTTTATTGCTAATTTCACGCAATAAAAAAGACAGGAATCATTAATTCGTTAAAACAGTAGTTGAAAACCCTTTATAAATATTTAAATAACGAAAACGAACATGAGCGTGTTTGTATCGATATTACTGATGACGCTTGTGAACAGGTCTCTAAAAATTATTTCTTAATCTTAGCGAGTAACGTCTTTACTAAATTAGGAGATACCTTAAGTAATCCTAAAACAGTATTAACCTGGCTTATGAGTTATGTTAATGCGCCAGTCTATCTTATTAGCCTTATTGTGCCCATAAGAGAATCTGGCTCCATGCTACCTCAAATAATGCTCTCGTCATACGTTAGCCAAAAGGCCATTAGAAAATGGATTTGGGTTGTGGGGTCTTTGATGCAGTTTCTAGCCGTGGCGTCTATTGGTTTTATTGCCTTATATTTTGAAGGCGTTCAAGCCGGTTGGTTAATTATAGTGGCTGTTATTTTATTTAGTCTTTCCAGGAGTATTTGTTCTATCGCATCAAAAGATGTCTTGGGAAAAAGCATCCCGAAAACAAGACGCGGAAAATTAAAAGGCTATACCGTTTCTGTTTCTGGAGCACTTGTTTTGGCTGCCGGCTTATTTTTATTGTATAAATCTAAAACAGAAGCGACCATCACCTTTTACAGTACGCTTATTTTTTTCGCAGCCGCCATGTGGTTTATCGCTGCTATTATTTACGCAAGAATAAAAGAATTCCCGGGTGCAGTTACTAAACCAGAGCAAGACAAACCCTCTGTTTTATCTAAATTGGGCCTGTTAAAAAGAGACAAACCCCTTAGAGATTTTGTAATTGCGCGTTCCCTGCTACTCTGTTCTGGTTTAACCGCACCGTATTATATTCTATTGGCGCAAAACAACATCGGCAAGGAGACCTATCTTCTGGGGTTGTTTATTATCGCCAACGGTATTGCCTCAATTATTAGCGCCCCTACTTGGGGGAAGTTTTCAGATAAATCTAGTAAAAATGTCATGGCTCTTGCCGTGCTTATTGCTTCCTTTTTAGGCATCGCTACGTTTTTAATCGTAACCTACTCAGAAACCATAAAAAGTATTATTTGGGTGTATCCTGTTGCCTTTTTTCTTTTAGGCATTGCCCATGGTGGCGTTAGACTGGGGCGAAAAACCTACATCGTAGACATGGCCACAGGTAATGAACGCACAGATTATGTCTCGATAAGCAATACAACCATAGGTTTTATTTTATTAATTACCGGCGGCTTAAGTGCTCTTGTTTCTTTAGTCTCTATAGAAGGTGTAATTTTAGTACTCTCGCTTTTTGGTCTCTTAGGCGCCTATAAAAGCTACAAATTGCCTGAGGTTGAATAACGCTATTAAACCAGACGCCTTAAATTTCGCCTGTACTTAGAAAGCCACCGCCTCTTAAAAGCACAACAGCCAAATTAATAGCCCTGCCAGTATAATAATACAAGGTGGGAACACTTATTTTTTTACGCTTAATAAAGAATAACCGCTATATTTGCCCAACTCAATTTTTAAATGGCTTTTACTCTACTCTCTTCGCCTTTACAAGGCTTTACCGATTTCAGATTTCGGAATGCATTTCATCATTACTTTGGAGGAATAGACACCTTTTATGCGCCTTATATTCGCTTAAACGGAAAGCTTAAGATCAAGCAGTCCTATCAAAATGATTTGGCGCCAGAAAACAATACCACTTTAGAGGTGATTCCGCAAGTTATTACCAATGATGCTGAAGAGTTTTTGTTTGTCGCTAAGTACGTGCAAAGTTTGGGTTATAAAGAATTGAATTGGAATTTAGGCTGCCCCTATCCTATGGTTACAAAATCAGGCATGGGTTCTGGCTTGATTTGCAACCCCTCACGAATAGACACCATTTTACATCGCGCACACAATGAAACGGATATTGTGGTCTCTATGAAAATGCGAATGGGCTATGAACATGCTGAAGAAATTTTAGAAGCCTTTCCTGTTTTAGATAAATATCCACTTAGAAATATTGCTATTCACGCCAGAATTGGCAAGCAACTTTATAAAGGCCCAGTAGACTTAGAGGCTTTTGAAAAATGCATCACTAGTACGAAACACAAATTGTACTATAACGGCGACATTACCAGTGTTCAGGCGTTTAAAACCATGCAGGCGCGTTTTCCTAGTATCGACCATTTTATGATTGGTCGCGGACTCATTGCCGATCCTTTTTTACCGAGAATGATTAAAAACAACACTACCGAATACCCAGAAAACAGATGGGAGACTTTTAAAGCCTTTCACGACACGATTTACCAGCAATACGACGAATACCTCTCTGGCCCCACCCCAATAAAAATGAAGATGTTAGGCTTTTGGGAGTTTTTTTCTCAGTCGTTTGATAATCCGCAAAAAACACTCAAAGCCATAAAAAAAGCGGGAAACCCAAAGAAATACCAACAAGCCGTAGCGACCATTTTAAATAATGAGCGCAGCTAATGACCCGCTGTGCTAGTTCTGTTTCTTTTTAAAGCTTTTTTTCTTCGGAAGGCCTAGCGATAGCCTCAAAATTAGGAGCTAGATTTTAAAAACCTTGCAGGATAAGGCTTAAAAAAATACCCCTCAGGTTTTAAATACCTTACAGGATACAACTATCTTTGTTTTTTTTAATTCTGACACACTATTTTGAAAGACCTTTTACTCATCACACCACCCTTTACACAATTAAATACGCCGTATCCAGCAACAGCCTATTTAAAAGGGTTTTTGAATACTAAAGGAATTTCATCATTTCAAATGGACTTAGGTATTGAAGTGATTTTGGAGCTCTTCAGTAAAAAAACCTTTGACATACTTTTTAATACCGCCGCCAAAAACGATGCTATCGTTTCTGAAAATGCACAGCGCATCTACATCTTAAAAGACGATTATTTAACCCCTTTAGATGCTGTTATTCAGTTTTTACAAGGCAAAAACCAAACGCTGGCCAGACAAATATGCACCAGTAATTTTTTACCTCGTGCCTCCCGTTTTAATCAGTTAGATGATATGGACTGGGCGTTTGGAGAAATGGGCATGCAAGATAAGGCCAAACATTTGGCGACCTTGTATCTTGAAGATTTATCAGATTTTATTATAGAATGTATCGACCCCAATTTTGGGTTTAGTCGCTATGCAGAACGTTTAGGCCAAAGTGCCAATGCTTTTGATGAACTCTATGAGCAGCTACAAAACGCACCCACTTTTATAGACGAGATTACCCTAACTATTTTAGACCAACGCTTAAAAAAGGTACAACCAAAACTGGTGTGCTTTTCTGTCCCTTTTCCAGGTAATTTATATGCGGCTTTTCGTTGCGCACAACACATAAAAGCACAGTATCCCAATTTAAAGATCGCGATGGGCGGTGGTTTTCCAAATACAGAACTGCGCTCGGTTACAGACCAACGGGTATTTGAATACTTCGATTTTATAACTTTAGATGATGGCGAATTACCTATAGAACTTTTAAATGCCCACATTCAAAACCCAGATTTAAAAGCCTTTAAACGCACCTTTCTTTTAGAAAACAATACCGTTACATACAAAAACAACACAACCCAAGCAGACTATAAACAACAGGATCTTGGTACCCCAGATTATGGCGATTTGTTATTAGACGACTATATTTCTGTCATAGAAATCGCTAACCCCATGCACAGTTTATGGAGCGATGGGCGCTGGAATAAACTCACCATGGCACATGGTTGCTATTGGGGAAAGTGCACCTTTTGTGATAT
It contains:
- a CDS encoding tRNA-dihydrouridine synthase, translated to MAFTLLSSPLQGFTDFRFRNAFHHYFGGIDTFYAPYIRLNGKLKIKQSYQNDLAPENNTTLEVIPQVITNDAEEFLFVAKYVQSLGYKELNWNLGCPYPMVTKSGMGSGLICNPSRIDTILHRAHNETDIVVSMKMRMGYEHAEEILEAFPVLDKYPLRNIAIHARIGKQLYKGPVDLEAFEKCITSTKHKLYYNGDITSVQAFKTMQARFPSIDHFMIGRGLIADPFLPRMIKNNTTEYPENRWETFKAFHDTIYQQYDEYLSGPTPIKMKMLGFWEFFSQSFDNPQKTLKAIKKAGNPKKYQQAVATILNNERS
- a CDS encoding Xaa-Pro dipeptidyl-peptidase, with amino-acid sequence MILAKKISRILFLYLCLGTFYFTQGQTVPVFENGEAQIVEGFSNPKDWITHDLWVETTFNTDGDDQMDRMHVSVTRPLQTETEALQLPVVYESSPYYAGVAPDVPNIMWNVEHELGEATTVARAHPEVTRTGKRPVISNSLVKEWVPRGYIVIHSSSPGTGLSQGSPTVGGPNESLAPKAVVDWLNGRAKGFTTPDGDESVYATWTTGKVGMTGTSYNGTLPIAAATTGVQGLEAIIPIAPNTSYYHYYRSNGLVRSPGGYLGEDIDVLYDFIHSGDESKREYSNRVVRDNEMRYGMDRLTGDYNDFWAGRDYLNQMENMTAALLMSHGFNDWNVMPEHSNRIYQQAKKQGLPTQIYYHQDGHGGPPPMRMMNRWFTRYLHGVQNGVENDKQAWIVRENDARDNPTPYGAYPNPLAQPVTLYLNKGGNEVGELTRKNKSRQRTETLTDNYAISGEAHAKAKKSKNRLLYTTPILEKDLHLSGETEITISVSSNKPAVNLSVWMVSLPWESDSKLITDNIITRGWADPQNNESLSESSPLVPGEFYKLSFKLQPDDQIIRAGQQIGLVIFASDKEFTLHPKPGTELTVDLDETSITIPVVGGEDAFKKSI
- a CDS encoding MFS transporter encodes the protein MKTLYKYLNNENEHERVCIDITDDACEQVSKNYFLILASNVFTKLGDTLSNPKTVLTWLMSYVNAPVYLISLIVPIRESGSMLPQIMLSSYVSQKAIRKWIWVVGSLMQFLAVASIGFIALYFEGVQAGWLIIVAVILFSLSRSICSIASKDVLGKSIPKTRRGKLKGYTVSVSGALVLAAGLFLLYKSKTEATITFYSTLIFFAAAMWFIAAIIYARIKEFPGAVTKPEQDKPSVLSKLGLLKRDKPLRDFVIARSLLLCSGLTAPYYILLAQNNIGKETYLLGLFIIANGIASIISAPTWGKFSDKSSKNVMALAVLIASFLGIATFLIVTYSETIKSIIWVYPVAFFLLGIAHGGVRLGRKTYIVDMATGNERTDYVSISNTTIGFILLITGGLSALVSLVSIEGVILVLSLFGLLGAYKSYKLPEVE
- a CDS encoding radical SAM protein, giving the protein MKDLLLITPPFTQLNTPYPATAYLKGFLNTKGISSFQMDLGIEVILELFSKKTFDILFNTAAKNDAIVSENAQRIYILKDDYLTPLDAVIQFLQGKNQTLARQICTSNFLPRASRFNQLDDMDWAFGEMGMQDKAKHLATLYLEDLSDFIIECIDPNFGFSRYAERLGQSANAFDELYEQLQNAPTFIDEITLTILDQRLKKVQPKLVCFSVPFPGNLYAAFRCAQHIKAQYPNLKIAMGGGFPNTELRSVTDQRVFEYFDFITLDDGELPIELLNAHIQNPDLKAFKRTFLLENNTVTYKNNTTQADYKQQDLGTPDYGDLLLDDYISVIEIANPMHSLWSDGRWNKLTMAHGCYWGKCTFCDISLDYIKIYEPIAAALLVDRMEQLMAQTGENGFHFVDEAAPPALMKALALEILKRKLTVTWWTNIRFEKNFTKDLCHLLKASGCIAVSGGLEVASDRLLKLIDKGVTVEQVAQVTRYFTEADIMVHSYLMYGYPTQTVQETVDSLEMVRQLFELGIIQSGFWHQFALTAHSPIGLNPSEYGITPNYKTISFANNDVDFTDSTGIDHSQFSYGLKKSLFNFMHGIGFDLDLQEWFDFEIPQTTIAPFYIEDCLETVTSFKIKPSAKIVWLGHQPIVNPITKTKKGFTNELLELTFHDSTETLQITLNKAEGTWFLEQLKQLKPSENKGFSLSALKTDFESQFENFELFWFSKPILKLNDFGLLVV